In Gemmatimonadota bacterium, the following proteins share a genomic window:
- a CDS encoding peptidoglycan DD-metalloendopeptidase family protein has protein sequence MRRMINNSNHLRDRSQRTGNSGRAGLALAMVILCLGSAGCGVEEFLMEPFRGETPRERYGEALDRAGLGESLLVREWHRAGERALLGAVEVSAPLVEENWIAPDEPTALGYRLDLRRGERVQVEVRAEHTVQRVFIELYRDRPDDEDDDPLLVDWAADFETGFVYDARATGSYLLRVQPELLGGGPLEVEIRVGASVAFPVQDRSTANVMSFFGDIRDGGARDHHGVDIFAPRGTPVLAATAGTAYRVDVTARGGKVVWVRDGSGEIRSYYAHLDAQLVEEGEEVSVGDTLGLVGNTGNAITTPPHLHFGIYVRRGGAVDPWPFLHEPPGEPPLLDVPREAFNETFRIALERIPLRAGPFASATELAELPRELSVRVIGGTGRWFRVRTAAGGEGYIAVDAVLPLDRELDPETRLAFAFQ, from the coding sequence ATGAGACGAATGATCAACAATAGTAACCACTTGCGGGATCGGTCTCAACGGACCGGGAACTCCGGCCGAGCGGGGCTCGCCCTGGCCATGGTGATCCTCTGCCTGGGATCGGCGGGGTGTGGGGTGGAAGAGTTCCTGATGGAGCCGTTCCGGGGCGAGACGCCACGGGAGCGCTATGGGGAGGCGCTGGACCGCGCGGGACTCGGCGAAAGTTTGCTGGTCCGAGAGTGGCACCGCGCCGGGGAGCGGGCGCTCCTGGGCGCCGTCGAGGTCTCCGCTCCCCTCGTTGAAGAGAACTGGATCGCGCCCGACGAACCGACCGCGCTCGGGTATCGCCTCGACCTCCGGCGTGGAGAGCGGGTGCAGGTGGAGGTCCGGGCGGAACACACTGTCCAGCGCGTCTTCATCGAACTATACCGCGACCGCCCCGACGACGAGGACGACGATCCCTTGCTCGTGGACTGGGCCGCCGATTTCGAGACGGGGTTCGTCTACGACGCGCGCGCCACCGGAAGTTATCTCCTGCGCGTCCAGCCGGAGCTCCTCGGTGGCGGACCTCTCGAAGTCGAGATCCGGGTGGGCGCCTCGGTCGCCTTTCCGGTCCAAGACCGTTCCACCGCGAACGTCATGAGCTTCTTCGGGGACATCCGGGATGGGGGGGCACGCGACCACCACGGGGTGGACATCTTCGCTCCGCGGGGGACGCCCGTCCTGGCTGCGACTGCCGGGACGGCGTACCGGGTGGACGTGACGGCCCGAGGCGGGAAGGTCGTGTGGGTGCGTGATGGAAGTGGCGAGATCCGCTCCTATTACGCCCACCTCGACGCTCAGCTCGTCGAGGAGGGCGAGGAGGTCAGCGTGGGCGATACGCTCGGTCTCGTGGGGAATACGGGAAATGCGATCACGACGCCTCCCCATCTCCATTTCGGGATTTACGTGAGGCGGGGAGGGGCCGTGGATCCCTGGCCTTTCCTCCATGAGCCCCCCGGAGAGCCGCCCCTGCTCGACGTACCGAGGGAGGCATTCAACGAGACCTTCCGCATCGCGCTCGAGAGGATTCCGCTCCGTGCGGGACCCTTCGCCTCCGCGACGGAGCTGGCGGAGCTCCCTCGCGAGCTCTCGGTGCGGGTGATCGGCGGAACGGGGCGCTGGTTCCGAGTGCGCACGGCCGCCGGCGGGGAGGGGTACATCGCGGTCGATGCGGTGCTGCCCCTGGACAGGGAGCTCGATCCCGAAACCCGGCTCGCCTTCGCCTTCCAGTGA
- a CDS encoding PQQ-binding-like beta-propeller repeat protein encodes MFKRALLTRGLCGASGLAVAVLTLAVWIPAAASAQERGTPYGEWRYQSADAWGTRFSPVNQITAENFGQLEQAWLFRGDNFGPNISTQSRSTPVYVDGLLYTVAGYRRQVVALDPANGEIVWTFREPDTERFHRSMRANYGKGVSYGELNGRGVIYITTPAFFLWALDAKTGRPLENWGTPVPLEGWPQTGVVDLLPDLIADWGPWQDWDEPYDPDHGIPRELGFITSSSPPIVVNGVVVVGNSAEQGYNQTRIENVPGDILAYDAATGRHMWKFNVIPRPGEFGHDTWENDAWAWTGDVSSWAPMSADDELGIVYIPTNPPTIDYFGGFRPGANLYGTSVIALDVQTGERVWHFQTVHNDQWNYDLPNVPIIADLNVDGREIPAVIQTSKQGFIYTFNRETGEPVWPIEERPVQQTEVPGNWTSPTQPYPTKPEPFEEVTMGLTPDRIIDFTPELRAEAMRILEDYRVGGPYMPRLHVGHDAGVTNNIRCSGGLNITNPAAFDPTTNILYASHGPGCGGGFIMPGIDADVPDDIMTTGTTISEWVAGPGGGLPQVQGLPLWKPPYNRLSAYDMDTGERLWWIPIGEPNENIRTHPALQGVDISQFGGGGSSIQMVVGDLLLTTGFGPPVLQAHNKLTGEVVGEVEIPVDGQYGMMSYLHEDVQYIVVQIGGGEYPSSLVALRLPN; translated from the coding sequence ATGTTCAAGAGAGCGCTTTTGACGCGGGGGCTTTGCGGAGCCTCCGGGCTCGCCGTGGCGGTTCTGACCCTCGCGGTCTGGATTCCGGCCGCAGCGTCCGCCCAGGAACGGGGCACGCCGTACGGGGAGTGGCGCTATCAGAGCGCTGACGCCTGGGGTACCCGATTTTCCCCGGTGAATCAGATCACCGCCGAGAACTTCGGCCAGCTCGAGCAGGCCTGGCTCTTCCGCGGTGACAACTTCGGGCCGAACATCTCGACGCAGTCGCGTTCGACCCCCGTTTACGTCGACGGCCTGCTTTATACGGTGGCGGGATATCGCCGTCAGGTCGTGGCGCTGGATCCCGCGAACGGCGAAATCGTCTGGACCTTCCGGGAACCCGACACGGAGCGCTTCCACCGCTCGATGCGGGCGAACTACGGGAAGGGCGTCTCGTACGGAGAGCTGAACGGGCGGGGCGTGATCTATATCACGACTCCGGCCTTCTTCCTGTGGGCGCTGGACGCGAAGACCGGGCGCCCCCTCGAGAACTGGGGGACTCCGGTTCCGCTGGAGGGGTGGCCGCAGACCGGCGTGGTGGACCTCCTTCCCGATCTGATCGCGGACTGGGGTCCGTGGCAGGATTGGGACGAACCATACGATCCGGACCACGGCATTCCCCGTGAGCTCGGGTTCATCACGAGCTCGTCCCCGCCCATCGTCGTCAACGGCGTGGTCGTCGTCGGGAACTCCGCCGAACAGGGGTACAACCAGACGCGAATCGAAAACGTCCCCGGGGACATTCTCGCGTACGACGCGGCGACCGGTCGTCACATGTGGAAGTTCAACGTCATCCCCCGCCCCGGCGAATTCGGGCACGACACCTGGGAGAATGACGCCTGGGCCTGGACCGGCGACGTCTCTTCGTGGGCGCCGATGTCCGCCGACGATGAGCTCGGGATCGTGTATATCCCGACGAACCCGCCGACCATCGACTACTTCGGCGGATTCCGTCCGGGGGCGAACCTCTACGGGACGAGCGTGATCGCCCTCGACGTGCAGACGGGTGAACGCGTGTGGCACTTCCAGACGGTCCACAACGACCAATGGAACTACGACCTCCCCAATGTCCCCATCATCGCGGATCTGAATGTGGACGGGCGGGAGATTCCGGCGGTGATTCAGACCTCCAAGCAGGGCTTCATTTATACTTTCAATCGGGAAACCGGCGAGCCGGTCTGGCCGATCGAAGAGCGTCCCGTGCAGCAGACGGAGGTGCCCGGGAACTGGACCTCGCCCACTCAGCCCTACCCCACGAAGCCCGAGCCCTTCGAAGAGGTCACGATGGGTCTCACCCCGGACCGCATCATCGATTTCACGCCGGAGCTCCGGGCGGAGGCGATGCGGATCCTGGAGGATTATCGAGTCGGTGGACCGTACATGCCGCGCCTGCACGTGGGCCACGACGCGGGCGTCACGAACAATATCCGCTGCTCAGGGGGTCTGAACATCACGAACCCCGCTGCCTTCGATCCGACGACGAATATTCTGTACGCGTCACACGGGCCGGGGTGCGGAGGCGGGTTCATCATGCCCGGGATCGACGCGGACGTGCCGGACGATATCATGACGACCGGCACGACGATTTCCGAGTGGGTTGCGGGCCCGGGCGGGGGCCTCCCGCAGGTCCAGGGTCTTCCGCTCTGGAAGCCGCCGTACAACCGGCTCTCGGCCTATGACATGGACACCGGCGAACGGCTCTGGTGGATTCCGATTGGCGAGCCCAATGAAAACATCCGAACCCACCCTGCGCTTCAGGGCGTGGACATCTCGCAGTTCGGGGGCGGAGGGAGCTCGATCCAGATGGTCGTGGGGGACCTCCTCCTCACCACAGGATTCGGGCCACCCGTGCTCCAGGCGCACAACAAGTTGACGGGTGAGGTCGTCGGCGAGGTGGAGATTCCCGTGGATGGCCAGTACGGGATGATGAGTTATCTCCACGAGGACGTGCAGTACATCGTGGTTCAGATCGGTGGTGGCGAGTACCCGAGCTCGCTGGTCGCGTTGAGGCTCCCCAACTAG
- a CDS encoding FAD:protein FMN transferase, translated as MNESAHSSISRRQALRITAVAGLSVAFGGTLTRAILRRAGMHRVEATRFGLGTPVTIGVTHTSEDGARTMVEAAFEELGRLEGILSRHRADTPVALLARMGVVRRPPEELVEVLQRAHEISELSGGAFDVTVAPLLRLYQERSTLPGAPLPSDGEVSRALELVDYRRIRVDGDAIALETPGMAITLDGIAKGYVVDRVVQTLVERGADHVVVEAGGDLASGGEGAEKDGWPVAIQDPRNPAGTVGDFQLRGEGVATSGDYVQAFTGDRTLHHILDPRTGQSPIHTSGATVIARNAMEADALSTAAFVLGPEEGVAFLARLPGVEGLLVTKDGRPSRTPGFPA; from the coding sequence GTGAACGAGTCCGCACACAGCTCCATCTCGCGGCGCCAGGCCCTCCGGATCACGGCCGTCGCCGGGCTCTCCGTCGCGTTCGGGGGCACCCTGACGCGGGCGATTCTTCGGCGCGCAGGGATGCATCGGGTCGAGGCGACCCGCTTCGGACTCGGAACGCCTGTCACGATCGGGGTGACGCACACCTCCGAGGACGGAGCCCGGACGATGGTCGAGGCGGCATTCGAGGAACTCGGGCGCCTCGAGGGGATCCTCAGCCGTCACCGCGCCGACACGCCGGTCGCCCTTCTGGCCAGAATGGGGGTTGTCCGGCGGCCGCCGGAGGAGCTCGTGGAAGTGCTTCAAAGGGCTCATGAGATTTCCGAGCTCAGCGGCGGCGCCTTCGATGTCACGGTGGCGCCCCTCCTGCGCCTCTACCAGGAAAGGTCGACGCTCCCAGGGGCGCCCCTCCCGAGCGATGGTGAGGTCTCCCGGGCGCTGGAGCTCGTGGACTACCGGAGGATCCGGGTGGACGGCGACGCGATCGCTCTGGAGACGCCCGGCATGGCCATCACCCTGGACGGGATCGCGAAGGGGTACGTCGTCGATCGCGTCGTCCAGACGCTCGTCGAACGGGGTGCCGACCACGTCGTCGTGGAGGCGGGCGGCGACCTCGCGTCCGGCGGGGAGGGCGCCGAGAAGGACGGGTGGCCGGTCGCGATCCAGGACCCGCGGAATCCCGCTGGAACGGTGGGAGACTTCCAACTGCGCGGCGAAGGTGTCGCGACCTCGGGGGACTACGTTCAGGCCTTCACCGGAGACCGCACCCTGCACCACATTCTCGACCCGCGGACCGGACAGTCACCGATTCACACGAGTGGGGCGACGGTCATCGCGCGGAATGCGATGGAGGCCGACGCCCTTTCCACCGCCGCCTTCGTTCTCGGGCCCGAAGAGGGAGTCGCCTTCCTGGCCCGACTCCCCGGCGTTGAGGGGCTGCTCGTCACGAAGGACGGCCGCCCCTCCAGGACGCCGGGGTTTCCAGCTTAA
- a CDS encoding 4Fe-4S binding protein — protein sequence MRSTEPTIAPLRIRGNSSSARYGLGSIAAALALLFLPGSGAGQAISLITEGQLSAVFPGADRFAEKGGNPPVFQAFRVDEATGTETLVGYAFLTSDVPPESFGYTAPIRVLVGMSLEGVLTGASVIEYRESLRSSRGDFLSRPGILGQFAGKSITDPFRIRQDVQNITGASITVSAMTQGIRNAARRVAVAYLARPALAADATIPRMGTISVEALERLTWPEIENLGLARQIVAEGQGTNPPSISLAYLRDLEMAELLLGPTRFSGTLERAGARADSTHLMFLGLNGSDVALFRFERLSFVQGTDTIRVANSDFATAGILPDGRAQGEFRRAGLLLVDRALDVRRPFTIVLTPNETSGPFTAEYQAYDSPAAVASAPAGPADAPAAFPPREAAVVSASTAEATEPEASPATAEAGQSGSTGELAVAPPPATSTGSNALQFTDDEIAALLFDDEVVEESGFERTLAQTSWTRVSLLLVLLAVVVAAFVAKRPALRWGALAGTLVFLGFVDRGFLSVSHILAGISVGPDVYLTDLPLLILVSFTVVTTLFFGRVFCGFLCPFGALQDFLERVVPRRFQRELPRALHERAFYLKYGILALIVLPVVAGIPLNLFHYFEPFGTVFFWSPSLLLWAIAGGILVASAIVPRFYCRYACPLGAALAVVSVVSPFRIRRVEQCQLCKVCEQKCPTGAIRGHEIDFKECVRCNVCETQLIERAGVCRHEMDAIRPRLVQLSSAPSGGSR from the coding sequence ATGCGAAGTACAGAGCCAACCATTGCGCCTCTGAGGATCCGCGGAAACTCCTCCTCCGCACGTTACGGTCTCGGGTCGATCGCCGCCGCGCTCGCACTGCTTTTCCTCCCGGGGAGCGGTGCCGGGCAGGCCATCTCCCTGATCACCGAGGGTCAGCTCAGCGCGGTATTCCCCGGTGCCGACCGCTTTGCCGAGAAGGGAGGTAATCCCCCGGTTTTTCAGGCCTTTCGGGTGGACGAAGCGACGGGGACCGAAACGCTCGTGGGTTATGCCTTCCTGACCTCGGACGTGCCCCCGGAGAGCTTCGGGTACACCGCTCCCATCCGGGTCCTCGTGGGGATGAGTCTGGAGGGGGTCCTGACGGGAGCGAGCGTCATCGAGTACAGGGAATCGCTGCGGAGCAGCCGCGGCGACTTCCTCTCTCGGCCTGGAATCCTGGGGCAGTTCGCCGGGAAGTCCATCACCGATCCCTTCCGGATCCGGCAGGACGTCCAGAACATCACGGGCGCCTCGATCACCGTCTCCGCGATGACTCAGGGAATCCGCAATGCGGCCCGGCGCGTTGCGGTCGCCTACCTCGCCCGACCCGCGCTGGCCGCCGACGCCACGATTCCGCGGATGGGGACCATTTCGGTCGAAGCGCTCGAAAGGCTGACCTGGCCCGAGATCGAGAATCTGGGGCTGGCACGCCAGATCGTGGCGGAAGGGCAGGGGACTAATCCCCCCTCGATCTCCCTCGCCTACCTTCGCGACCTCGAGATGGCCGAACTCCTCCTCGGCCCCACCCGGTTCAGTGGGACGCTCGAGCGGGCGGGGGCACGAGCGGATTCCACTCATCTCATGTTCTTGGGGCTGAACGGATCCGATGTGGCGTTGTTCCGCTTCGAGAGGCTCTCCTTCGTCCAGGGCACCGACACGATTCGGGTGGCGAACTCCGACTTCGCGACGGCGGGAATTCTCCCCGACGGAAGAGCACAGGGGGAGTTTCGGCGCGCCGGCCTCCTCCTCGTGGACCGCGCCCTCGACGTCCGCCGGCCCTTCACCATCGTCCTGACCCCGAACGAGACCTCGGGCCCCTTCACGGCAGAGTACCAGGCGTACGATTCGCCTGCGGCCGTCGCCTCCGCGCCCGCCGGCCCCGCCGACGCACCGGCCGCTTTCCCCCCGCGCGAGGCCGCAGTCGTCTCTGCGTCCACCGCCGAGGCCACGGAGCCCGAAGCTTCCCCCGCCACGGCGGAGGCAGGACAGTCCGGGTCAACAGGTGAATTGGCGGTGGCTCCGCCCCCCGCAACCTCGACGGGGTCCAACGCGCTCCAGTTCACGGATGACGAGATTGCCGCGCTTCTCTTCGACGACGAGGTCGTGGAAGAGTCCGGCTTCGAGCGAACCCTCGCGCAGACCTCCTGGACCCGCGTTTCTCTCCTCCTCGTTCTCCTCGCGGTCGTCGTGGCAGCCTTCGTTGCGAAACGTCCAGCACTCCGTTGGGGGGCCCTCGCGGGGACACTCGTCTTCCTGGGCTTCGTGGACCGCGGATTCCTCTCCGTTTCGCACATTCTAGCGGGGATCTCAGTCGGTCCGGACGTCTACCTCACGGACCTTCCGCTCCTCATTCTCGTCAGCTTCACGGTCGTCACCACCCTCTTTTTCGGAAGGGTGTTTTGTGGCTTCCTCTGCCCGTTCGGGGCCCTTCAGGACTTCCTCGAGCGCGTCGTTCCCCGCCGGTTCCAGCGAGAGCTTCCGCGCGCCCTCCACGAGCGGGCCTTCTACCTCAAGTACGGCATTCTGGCACTCATCGTCCTTCCCGTGGTGGCGGGGATTCCGCTGAACCTCTTCCACTATTTCGAACCCTTCGGGACCGTCTTTTTCTGGAGCCCCTCTTTGCTCCTTTGGGCCATCGCGGGTGGAATCCTCGTCGCCTCCGCGATCGTTCCCCGCTTCTATTGCCGCTACGCTTGCCCCCTGGGGGCCGCGCTTGCGGTCGTGTCGGTCGTGTCGCCCTTCCGGATTCGGAGGGTCGAACAGTGCCAACTCTGTAAGGTATGCGAGCAGAAGTGTCCGACGGGTGCCATTCGCGGCCACGAAATCGACTTCAAGGAATGCGTGCGGTGCAATGTTTGCGAGACGCAGCTCATCGAGCGCGCCGGAGTGTGCCGCCACGAGATGGATGCGATCCGGCCGCGTCTCGTGCAGCTGAGCTCCGCGCCGTCGGGAGGCAGCCGGTGA
- a CDS encoding diaminopimelate decarboxylase has translation MPAKSTNPYAATRAPAAKPLPFSQRQMQEILAEYPTPLFVYHERGIRESGRRLKAAFLWNSGFREYFAAKALPNPNILALLSSEGFGVDASSLPELQAAAAAGIPGDEVMFTSNNTPVREFREAKERGAILNLDDITHLDILLEEAGGLPELLSFRLNPGSTRTGNQIIGDPVEAKFGMTRAQIFEGITRAREEGVRHFGLHTMIASNELDPSYFVDTSEMLFELAADLASLTGVKVQFVNLGGGIGIPYEPDQLPVDIEAIGRGVRERYDAIIRPAGLHPLAVYMENGRYVTGPHGYLLTTVTTLKETFKKFVGVDATMADVMRPAVYGAYHHISVPGKDRVPPYWVADVVGSLCENNDKFAIDRRLPPVERGDVLVIHDVGAHGHAMGFNYNGKLRSAEVLLREDGSILPLRRAETAREYFATVNWDSLKVLRREIGTQLANLISDLGEASGHISGIIHPSLPEGPAH, from the coding sequence ATGCCAGCCAAGAGCACCAACCCATATGCGGCCACGCGCGCACCCGCGGCCAAGCCACTTCCCTTCAGCCAACGTCAGATGCAAGAGATCCTCGCTGAGTATCCGACCCCCCTCTTCGTGTATCACGAACGCGGGATCCGCGAGAGCGGTCGCCGCCTCAAGGCCGCGTTCCTTTGGAACTCGGGGTTCAGAGAATACTTCGCTGCGAAAGCTCTTCCGAATCCGAACATTCTTGCCCTCCTATCTAGTGAAGGATTCGGAGTCGACGCGTCCAGCCTACCCGAGCTGCAGGCTGCGGCAGCGGCGGGAATACCCGGGGATGAGGTCATGTTCACGTCGAACAACACACCGGTTCGCGAGTTTCGAGAAGCGAAGGAGCGTGGAGCCATCCTGAACCTCGACGACATCACCCACCTCGACATCCTCCTCGAGGAAGCGGGAGGACTTCCCGAGCTCCTCTCGTTTCGACTCAACCCGGGGTCGACGCGTACCGGAAACCAAATCATTGGGGACCCTGTCGAAGCCAAGTTCGGAATGACCCGTGCGCAGATTTTTGAGGGTATCACTCGTGCGCGGGAGGAGGGAGTCCGACACTTCGGCCTCCACACCATGATCGCTTCCAACGAATTGGATCCTTCGTACTTCGTTGATACCTCCGAGATGCTCTTTGAACTCGCTGCCGACCTGGCCAGTCTCACCGGAGTCAAAGTTCAGTTCGTAAATCTTGGGGGGGGCATCGGGATCCCGTACGAGCCCGACCAGCTTCCGGTGGACATCGAAGCGATCGGCAGGGGGGTCAGGGAGCGCTACGATGCGATCATCCGCCCGGCGGGCCTGCACCCCCTCGCGGTGTACATGGAAAACGGGCGGTACGTCACGGGGCCCCACGGATACCTCCTCACCACCGTGACCACTCTGAAGGAGACTTTCAAAAAATTTGTCGGCGTGGACGCGACGATGGCCGATGTCATGCGCCCGGCAGTGTACGGGGCCTACCATCACATCTCGGTTCCCGGGAAGGATCGAGTCCCGCCGTATTGGGTCGCCGACGTCGTCGGCTCGCTTTGCGAAAACAACGACAAGTTTGCGATCGACCGTAGGCTCCCGCCGGTCGAACGGGGGGACGTGCTCGTGATCCACGACGTTGGGGCACACGGTCACGCGATGGGGTTCAACTACAATGGGAAACTCCGCAGCGCAGAAGTCCTATTGCGAGAGGACGGAAGCATTCTTCCGCTTCGTCGGGCGGAAACAGCGCGAGAGTATTTCGCGACGGTCAACTGGGATTCGCTCAAAGTGCTTCGCCGCGAGATCGGTACTCAGTTGGCAAACCTGATCTCCGATCTTGGGGAGGCCTCCGGCCACATAAGCGGGATCATCCATCCGAGTCTCCCGGAAGGACCGGCCCACTAG
- a CDS encoding GNAT family N-acetyltransferase, with amino-acid sequence MSPEGDGFLSSLHVVALPKEFTAPPFDCGEPDLTDYLCDGTAVTDQLTGFSCSYLVTLPDGELVGYFAVLADSIRLRTKERPKGARYSTAPALKLGRMGVDNGFKGRGVGTWILDFVVGLARSVAEDIGIRYVTLDAMRRDSLVAWYERYGFVRNEGETDREIAVLKFFKRFKSDDGLTHTSMRFDILLEEELRGAATVS; translated from the coding sequence GTGAGCCCGGAAGGCGACGGCTTCCTCTCGTCCCTTCACGTCGTCGCCTTGCCGAAGGAGTTCACTGCCCCGCCTTTCGATTGCGGGGAGCCCGACCTGACCGATTACCTGTGCGATGGCACGGCCGTCACGGACCAATTGACGGGTTTTTCGTGTTCCTACCTCGTGACCCTTCCAGATGGGGAGCTGGTCGGTTACTTCGCGGTCCTCGCCGACAGTATCCGACTACGCACGAAGGAACGACCGAAGGGGGCGCGTTACTCGACGGCCCCGGCCCTCAAGTTGGGACGGATGGGAGTGGACAACGGCTTCAAAGGTCGGGGAGTGGGGACGTGGATTCTGGACTTCGTGGTCGGGTTAGCGCGATCAGTCGCAGAGGACATAGGGATCCGCTACGTCACCCTCGATGCGATGCGGCGAGACTCTCTTGTAGCCTGGTATGAGCGGTACGGGTTTGTGCGAAACGAGGGGGAGACCGACCGGGAGATTGCGGTCCTCAAGTTCTTCAAGCGGTTCAAGAGCGACGATGGCCTGACCCACACGAGTATGAGATTCGATATTCTCCTCGAGGAGGAGCTGAGGGGTGCGGCGACCGTCTCCTGA
- a CDS encoding P27 family phage terminase small subunit, whose amino-acid sequence MAEVLPIRPRAVPSQVVGPVETPDPPAPPSSLRGEGAELWRSIVDQWVLGPDGLPLLRAACETWDRYREAEVVLREEGPTVLNPDSGLTCIHPAHQVARDNLREFRQLFRQLHLEVPSEVVP is encoded by the coding sequence ATGGCTGAGGTGCTCCCGATCCGCCCGCGGGCCGTGCCTTCTCAGGTCGTCGGCCCGGTCGAAACGCCCGATCCGCCCGCCCCGCCGTCCAGTCTTCGCGGCGAGGGAGCCGAGCTCTGGCGCTCGATCGTGGACCAGTGGGTCCTCGGGCCGGACGGTCTCCCCCTTCTCCGGGCCGCCTGCGAAACCTGGGACCGATACCGCGAGGCCGAGGTGGTCCTTCGGGAGGAGGGCCCGACGGTTCTGAATCCGGACTCCGGCCTCACGTGCATTCATCCCGCGCACCAGGTCGCCCGGGACAACCTGCGCGAGTTTCGCCAGCTCTTCCGACAGCTTCATCTCGAGGTCCCGAGTGAGGTAGTCCCGTGA
- a CDS encoding helix-turn-helix transcriptional regulator: MSHEAFPPEFRLVWTAKLSKREREVARLLACGLSQAEIAAELCRSPHTIRAQIRHAGSLFPGSGTPSVRLIRAYAVANGAAT; this comes from the coding sequence GTGAGCCACGAGGCATTCCCGCCAGAGTTCAGGCTCGTCTGGACAGCGAAGCTGTCGAAGCGCGAGCGCGAAGTCGCGCGGCTCCTCGCGTGCGGGCTTTCGCAGGCCGAGATCGCTGCGGAGTTGTGCAGGTCGCCGCACACCATCCGAGCGCAAATCCGGCACGCTGGAAGCCTCTTCCCGGGGTCGGGAACCCCGTCCGTTCGGCTGATCCGCGCCTACGCAGTTGCCAATGGAGCGGCAACCTAA
- a CDS encoding phage/plasmid primase, P4 family — protein MSGPALDLQAELHRRAAETTPPGETLTDSSNATRLIRIHGERLRYIAPWGRWVVCGEDGFWVQDFRDVQVRELAKDVGEALKQEAAAMTDAATAKQVFKFAFRSLNAHGIGGMVDLARGIEGVPLDHEDLDRDGWLLGVENGVLDLRESGGFRPASPSDLMALRCPVTWNEDAEAPRWERALQEWFPDASVRSYVQRVAGAALVGSQRDHVFVIHFGLGGNGKGTFLRALQRVLGPLAVEVHLSLLVETKFKEHDTVRADLFRTRLAVAVETDRRVKLAEASVKNLTGGDRIRARRMREDPWSFDPTHSLWLQTNHLPEIGGRDTGIWRRIRVVEWKNTFTGKAADPNLDDVLASEAPGILRWLVEGCLQWQAEGLSEPEAVIRATLDYRNKEDTFARFASDCGLVFRTGLEIQAQELQGLLGEWTDSEGKVRPEGLTDWLTENGALKQQRRVTGPDGKTRRPKFWIGVGLEDGSHETAQTDAIN, from the coding sequence ATGAGCGGCCCCGCATTGGACCTCCAGGCCGAGCTCCACCGTCGCGCGGCCGAGACGACTCCCCCGGGCGAAACGCTCACGGATTCGAGTAACGCTACTCGGCTAATCCGCATCCATGGGGAGCGGCTTCGCTACATCGCGCCATGGGGGCGCTGGGTGGTTTGCGGGGAAGACGGATTTTGGGTGCAGGACTTCCGCGACGTGCAGGTGCGCGAGCTCGCAAAGGACGTGGGGGAGGCGCTCAAACAGGAAGCCGCAGCAATGACCGACGCGGCAACCGCCAAACAGGTGTTCAAGTTCGCCTTCCGCTCCCTCAATGCCCACGGTATCGGCGGTATGGTGGACCTGGCACGCGGGATCGAGGGTGTCCCGCTCGATCACGAGGACCTGGACCGGGACGGGTGGCTCCTGGGGGTCGAGAACGGAGTGCTCGACCTTCGGGAATCCGGCGGCTTCCGTCCCGCTTCTCCTTCCGACCTGATGGCCCTGCGGTGTCCCGTCACCTGGAACGAGGACGCCGAGGCCCCCCGATGGGAACGCGCCCTCCAGGAGTGGTTCCCGGACGCGAGCGTGCGGTCCTACGTCCAGCGGGTGGCCGGCGCCGCACTCGTGGGCTCACAACGCGATCACGTCTTCGTGATTCACTTCGGACTCGGCGGGAACGGGAAGGGCACATTTCTCCGGGCCCTACAGCGGGTCCTCGGCCCACTCGCTGTCGAAGTGCATCTCTCGCTCCTGGTCGAGACGAAGTTTAAAGAGCACGACACGGTACGCGCAGACCTGTTTCGTACCCGACTCGCGGTCGCGGTCGAGACGGACCGGCGGGTGAAGCTCGCGGAAGCTTCCGTCAAGAATTTGACGGGGGGCGACCGGATCCGTGCCCGGAGGATGCGGGAAGACCCGTGGTCATTCGACCCCACACATTCGCTTTGGCTCCAGACGAATCACCTCCCCGAAATCGGGGGACGGGATACCGGGATCTGGAGGCGCATCCGGGTTGTCGAGTGGAAGAACACCTTCACCGGCAAGGCCGCCGATCCGAACCTCGATGACGTTTTAGCCTCCGAAGCTCCGGGCATCCTGCGATGGCTCGTGGAAGGGTGCCTCCAGTGGCAGGCCGAAGGGCTCTCTGAACCCGAGGCTGTGATCCGTGCCACCCTCGACTACCGCAACAAGGAAGACACCTTCGCCCGGTTCGCATCCGACTGTGGACTCGTGTTCCGGACGGGTCTCGAAATTCAGGCCCAGGAGCTCCAGGGGCTTCTCGGTGAGTGGACGGACTCCGAAGGCAAAGTGCGTCCTGAAGGACTCACCGATTGGCTCACCGAGAACGGGGCGCTCAAACAGCAACGTCGGGTGACTGGCCCGGATGGGAAGACGAGGCGGCCGAAATTCTGGATTGGAGTTGGCCTAGAAGACGGTTCACACGAAACGGCGCAAACAGATGCCATTAACTGA